A genomic region of Streptosporangium lutulentum contains the following coding sequences:
- a CDS encoding helix-turn-helix domain-containing protein, which produces MTAPGPPGERRLYRICDAMHLLSMSRSVIYEQIRAGRLRSVTQGRTRLIPASAISDYIDLLEQEARAA; this is translated from the coding sequence ATGACAGCACCCGGACCGCCCGGTGAACGGCGGCTGTATCGCATATGCGACGCCATGCACCTGCTCAGCATGAGTCGCAGCGTGATCTACGAGCAGATCAGGGCGGGCCGCCTGCGCTCCGTCACCCAGGGCCGTACCCGGCTCATCCCGGCCTCGGCCATCTCCGACTACATCGATCTCCTCGAACAGGAAGCGAGAGCAGCATGA
- a CDS encoding site-specific integrase: MTVGYTPAGKRIVKKASGRSKTEAKDKLKEIIRDYDDGLAIALVHYTVTDAVKYWLQHGLAGRSATTVKMYTTYADKHVIPAVGARKLRDLSVEDVDRWLASKTGELSPRSLKLIHGILNRSVKSAMRRDKVKRNVVDLCEIPDGREGRTSKALTLAQAGSIIALAEQANPRMRAYVVLSLLIGARTEELRALLWSHVVAFDEERKAWLPVTETGWENEQFAIYVWRSVRQKGDTKTVKSRRSLKLPRRCVEALRALREEQEKAGGKLSGTGALSSPP; encoded by the coding sequence GTGACCGTCGGCTACACCCCCGCCGGGAAGCGCATCGTCAAGAAGGCCAGCGGCAGGAGTAAGACGGAGGCCAAGGACAAGCTCAAAGAGATCATCCGCGACTACGACGACGGCCTGGCCATCGCTCTGGTCCACTACACGGTGACCGACGCCGTGAAGTACTGGCTGCAACACGGCCTGGCCGGACGCTCGGCGACCACGGTGAAGATGTACACCACATACGCCGACAAGCACGTGATCCCCGCGGTGGGAGCGCGCAAGCTGCGTGACCTGTCGGTGGAGGACGTTGACCGATGGCTTGCGAGCAAGACGGGTGAGCTGAGCCCCCGGTCTCTCAAGCTGATCCACGGCATCCTCAACCGGTCGGTAAAGAGCGCCATGCGGCGCGACAAGGTGAAGCGGAACGTCGTCGATCTCTGTGAGATCCCGGATGGGCGCGAGGGCCGTACCTCCAAGGCGCTCACGCTCGCGCAGGCCGGTTCCATCATCGCCCTGGCGGAGCAGGCCAATCCGCGTATGCGGGCGTACGTGGTGCTCTCGCTGCTGATCGGTGCCCGTACGGAGGAACTGCGCGCGCTCCTGTGGTCTCATGTCGTCGCGTTCGACGAGGAGCGCAAGGCGTGGTTGCCGGTCACCGAGACGGGCTGGGAAAACGAGCAGTTCGCGATCTACGTGTGGCGCTCTGTACGGCAGAAGGGAGACACCAAGACCGTCAAGTCGCGCCGTTCCCTCAAGCTCCCCCGGCGATGTGTGGAGGCGCTGCGGGCGCTACGGGAAGAGCAGGAGAAGGCCGGCGGGAAGCTCTCCGGCACGGGGGCCTTGTCTTCTCCACCTTGA